One genomic region from Odocoileus virginianus isolate 20LAN1187 ecotype Illinois unplaced genomic scaffold, Ovbor_1.2 Unplaced_Contig_57, whole genome shotgun sequence encodes:
- the LOC110123118 gene encoding GTPase IMAP family member 5-like, translated as MEGLQRSRYGTMAEGGIEHQGFEPSSSLRIILVGKTGSGRSATGNSILCQPVFESKLGAQSVTRKCQRATGTWNGRSILVVDTPPIFEAEAQDQEVYQNIGSCYLLSVPGPHVLLLVTQLGRFTEQDAVAVTRVKEVFGAGAERYMVVLFTHKEDLAGGSLDEYLANTDNLRLRSLVRECGRRYCAFNNRASGDEQREQLAQLMAVIEGLEREHQGAFLTNELFFDAQMLQQMGGGAHGEDYRQYLDKVRLQVAKQKQDLKETETNCAFKALLRLKAWIVSHAKIFVLLVLCLFIFLAIVIIFSSIHQG; from the exons ATGGAAGGGCTTCAGAGGAGCAGATACGGAACCATGGCCGAAG gcGGGATAGAACATCAGGGCTTTGAACCCTCCTCCTCCTTGAGGATCATCCTGGTAGGGAAAACAGGCAGCGGGAGAAGTGCCACCGGGAACAGCATCCTCTGCCAGCCCGTGTTTGAGTCCAAGCTGGGGGCCCAGTCGGTGACCAGGAAGTGTCAGAGGGCAACAGGCACGTGGAATGGGAGGAGCATCCTGGTGGTGGACACGCCCCCCATCTTTGAGGCTGAGGCCCAGGATCAAGAGGTGTACCAGAACATTGGATCCTGCTATCTGCTGTCGGTGCCAGGGCCCCACGTGCTGCTGCTGGTAACCCAGCTGGGGCGCTTCACCGAGCAGGACGCGGTGGCCGTGACCAGGGTGAAGGAGGTCTTTGGGGCGGGAGCCGAGAGATACATGGTCGTCCTCTTCACCCACAAAGAGGACTTGGCGGGCGGATCCTTGGATGAGTACTTGGCAAACACAGACAACCTCAGGCTGAGGAGCCTGGTCCGGGAGTGTGGGCGGAGGTACTGCGCCTTCAACAACCGGGCCTCCGGGGATGAGCAGAGAGAGCAGCTGGCCCAGCTGATGGCCGTGATCGAGGGGCTGGAGCGGGAGCACCAGGGCGCCTTCCTCACCAACGAGCTCTTCTTTGATGCACAGATGCTCCAGCAGATGGGGGGTGGCGCCCATGGAGAAGATTACAGGCAATACCTGGACAAGGTACGGCTGCAGGTTGCaaagcaaaagcaagacctgaaAGAGACTGAGACAAACTGTGCCTTCAAGGCGCTCCTCCGACTCAAAGCCTGGATCGTTTCTCATGCCAAAATATTTGTTCTTCTTGTCctatgcctttttatttttcttgccattGTAATTATTTTCTCTAGTATCCATCAAGGTTGA